The Triticum urartu cultivar G1812 chromosome 6, Tu2.1, whole genome shotgun sequence genome includes the window GATTTAGCCTTGATGTGGTATGGTGATCCAGCTCGGCCCTGTCCAACCAATGAGGGCTTGCATTTTGTGGAGCAAACAACATGATTGGGAAGACGTATAAGAAGAGGATATCTACACGGAAAAGATGAAGACTCCATTTATAGAGAGGAGAGAAGATAAGGCGATCCCAAACCCTAGCCTCACCCTCCCTAAGATGAGGGAGGTTACTTTAAGAACGCTAACCACATATATTCCTAGTGACAAGGTTCATTTTTAGTATatataattccaaatttaaattGTCACTGCTCGagtaaagggggggggggggtcactACACCTGAGTTGCACGAACGCATGTAGCGACGACTATAAGCAAGCTATTCGTGAGAACGTGGGGCCGATGACACGTAGATGGACTACTGGTGAGCGATGGGAAAAGGCAGAGGCGGGACATGTGAAGGCAAGTGCTATTGGTGCTCCAGACAAGCGCTTGTGTTGTGGTGGTGCGATCATGCATGATCACCATGGCAAGGATATAGACGTTCATAGGCTTGTTCTGGAGATGGGTTGCATCATACAGTCCCTGACATATTTGAAGAGGGACGGGTTCACACATGGTTTTCTCATTGAAGAGGTGAAGACTATGCTACGGCCTCTAGATGATCACAAGGTGGGATACGCGAGATAGTACTGCTCCGACGAGGGAGGGGCGACGATGGCGGCACGCCTTTGACTTGCTtatagtcgtcgctaggtggtttacagatctggatgtaatttttattatttctggtgtTTATTGTACTGCCGTGATTAAAGATGAATAGATCGAAAGTTTTGTCACAAAAAGGGCAGCATACATTCTTGATAGAGAAGACTGCATGAACAAAAGTTATAAAGCTTTTTTTTAGAAAATGTCATCATGGCTCGTTTTATTGATTTGGTGAAAAGGTCACGTCGTTCGCAAGAGTATTAACCAGAAAGTCTGGGGGTTCATCGACCCAATTAGAAGAACTATTATATCATAATCTGCGGCAGGTTCCCATAAAAAATAGTACTAGTTGCAATAATAATCGCTCATTTCATTTGCTTTGTTATTTAGCACAACATTTCATTTGTTTGGGTCGGAGTCGTTTTTAGTTCAgctggtccacggattttctgctCCATGCGGCGTGTGTGATcaagcccggcccggcccggcccatGAGGGGGCCGGTTTTGTGGAGAAGACAGCGCGACTAGAGAGAGGATGGAAAGACGAAGCCTCCATCTTATAGCTGGCCAAACGGGCCGGGCCAAACAGGCCAGCCCGCGAGCACGCCGGCACGGCCCGCTATGGGCCAGGCACGGCACGGGCTAAACGGGCCTTGCCCGGCACGCGGCACGCCATGCGCCGTGCCTGGGCCTAGAGCCTGGGCACGCGGGCCGGCACGGCTCGGCCCGTTTAATTTTTTAATAtaattttcagatttttttatatatttataCCTAAAATATAGCACAATAGGCCTAAAAAACAGCCCAACAGGTTAAATATGTGCAGCCCAGCGTGCTAAACGGGCCATCGGGCCGGCCCGTTTACTAATCAGGCCGTGCCTGGGCCAAGGAGCGGCGCCCGTGGGCCGGCACGGCACGGCCCGGCTATTAAACGTGCCATGGCGGGCCGTGCCGGGCCAGGCACGATTAGCACAGGCCAGGCCGTGCCGTGCCGTGCCGGTATGCCTCCATCTCCGGGGAGAAgaggagaagagaagagaagCCAATCTCAAACCCTAGCCTCGATCCTCGATCGGCTTCGCCCGCCCCGGCTGACCATGGCGCTATGCAGCCTGGCCGCGAAGACGCggatccccgccgccgccgcttccgcTGCCCGGCTCCCGTCGCCCCCTCACGTTTCGCCGGCGTTCGGCACTTCGGCCCTTCCTTTCTCCTCCTCCAGTAAGGTATGCTCCTTCTAGTGCTAGAGCTTCCGCCTGTGCGTGATCATGTATGCCTGCCACTGCCAAGCGACGAAACAGACCGATAATTTCTTTGATTTCCTCGGCTCCGGATCTAGACCCTTCGCCGTGACCAAAAGTTTCGCCCTTCGCATATTCAAGCCTTGCTGCTGTGTTGTTACTTGTTTGGCTGAGAAATTTAGAGACTCTATTAGGTTATGTAGATCCCAAAAGGCACGCCCTTGGTCTTGGTGCAAGGCCGCATACCTGCATTGCTAGCTAATGAATTTCGAATACAAATTAATCCTTTTTTTGGGGTGAATCTATGGTTTTGAATATGATTTGGCAATACCAAATCATTCAGCTATATTTATCATCAACTGCATACTTATTCCTAAATCCTAATATATTTATTGGGTAATGTGTGTTGATTTTTTTTTGTATAAACTTATCAACTTaagacaagattaatagtacgtATAGACCCGGCTGGAGGGATTATGTCTGTGCTTTAGCTCCCCTGTCCATGAGCCTATTTGCAAGAAGAAAGGGATGCTGTCAACTGTAGGAGGCTCGTCAGTAATCTCCCATTGCAGTTGATACTTGCTACATGCTTCTTACCTTCTATGCACTTGTTCATCTGCATTCGTGGTCTTGCCTTTTTCAGACGCATGGTTTTCATGGTCTCCATCCTTTCACTGTTACAAATTATGCATAGATGCACATGCAAGTTGTTTAGTGACTATCCTTGTTAGCAGCATTTTAAAGAGATGTGGCTATACATAATTCTAACTTGGCAACAATTTGTATTGTCATGAAATTTTCCCCCTTTTCCCTCTGCACGAGATTGACGGGATGTTACAGCACATTTTAACATGAAAACCATTTGTATTGTCATGAAAATGTTGATCGTTTTTACCTTGCATGAGGCTGGTGCTCAGAATTTGTGAACTACCAGCATGACTTTCTCATATTTTAGTTATTCATGGATTTGCACAAGAGACACATAGGTGTTTGTTCCGACTTAAAAGCGTTAATCAGAGGATTGACTACTTGATTTTGGGATGATGGCAAATTATACGTCATGTATGCTGTAAGTTTTGTAAGCTCTGAAATTAGGGTACTAGCAGTCAGGAATGCTCGGCAAATATGTGTATTTATCATGTGTAATGATTTCAAGAGCTTATGGTGCTGCAAATACTCTTGTCTCCTGATATTTTCGTTCCCCTGTATCCTTACAGGACATGTAAGGATAACAAGGCTAAATCTTGCACCGGATATTACCTTCTCAGCTTCTCTTACTTTGTTGTTAAAATTGTAGAGCGCTAGAGACTGGTACCTGCTTCAGCGAGAACATTATGACAGTGTGACAAGAGAGTTAAAAAACTACAGGTATAAGCTTCAACAACTTTCATTATGATATTACTGCTCAAAAGGTTGAATATGATATGTAATGCCTCAGTTCCTTTTTCTTTTTGGCAGCCGTGAGGTTGTGTGGACTGAAAGGCTAGCTAAGCTGCTTAATGTGGTATACGTGCTGGGTACGCCTTTTATCGTTGGCCCTTTGGTCTTAAAAGGGATTGCCATTCGGAGAATGTGAGGGGGTAGCAGCCATCCACTACTTCGTCTATTACTGCTGATGCATGTGAACTCGTAGTTCAGCACTCTCTTTGTGTTAACTGCCTAACTTGCAAGAGCAGATAACCATATGGGAATAATGGCTTGTTGCGTCTGTGTCTTGACCTGCATTGCGTCGCTGATAACCTCGTGATTATGGCTTTATGTAGATTTGTGCAAGCGTACTTGTTTTCTGTAATGGTTTGTCGCACTTGTTTGCCGTTAACTTATGTCTATCCCTATGGAGCTACTGTTTCTGAGTGGTGTTGGGTTTCTCCAGGTGCCCTTTGTTCAGGGCCCTGGTTTATGTACACTGGACTGCTATGTGCAGCGCCAACTTTGCTATGTGCAGAGCTAAGCTATTAGCGAAATCATATGGCTTAAGATTATAAGTATTCCGACATAAGCAGGAACTGCCTGGCCTGAAATTGTGCAACTCACCTGTTACTCAAGTTTGAGAATGTGCACTTCAAGGTTCCAATTTTCTTAAAAGCTAccaaaatactccctccgtcccataatataaaaaCACTTTTTAAGCTAAAACAGTttcaaaaacattcttatattatgggacggaggaagtatatCTTTTCCTTTTTAGTGCattttctcccccccccccccccccccccacccattGACTTCCTTGGAAGTCTTGAATCTCTACTTTTACCTAAAAAAACATGACGTTCCCTCTCCCACCTTATGCCTCCACGCTTCGTCCATCCCTCTCATACGACCTGCACTCCACCGGTTTTCTTTTCTGAAGTCTTGGATGTGACTAATTGCATGACATACCGATATCTGGCGAGCCGGGTGTGCTGTGTTTTCTCACACATGCCGCCGTTGGACAAGGTGATCATTGGACGCGAGCGAGCTTCACAAGCACTTCCTAAAGGTTGTCGGCCGTTCACAAGTACTTCCTTTTAAGCCGAATTGACTCTTTAACAAGATTCATTATCTGTTTTGAGCGGAACAAgattgaccatatcttttttttttgaaaaatcacTGGGGGGGAGCTCCCCACCTTAATATATTTCTCAAGTTTGTAACCCATCGTCAGACTGATTACAAAGGGGAATTACATAAGCACGTGTAGTCGTGATAAGAGATAGGAACGCCAGGAGGAGGCGGCCTGCTTGTGCACCGGTTTCTTCATCCGGTGCGTCCATAGCATGAGATCATCCACGATTCGCCTGATGGTGAGGATACTGTGGTGATTTTGTTGCTTGAAGGTCATAGCGTTTCTGGAATCCCAAATCTTCCATAGGATGATGAGGAGGACGGAGTGCCAGATTACCGCATCTACCTGTGTAGGTAGGCGGCAGTCCCAGAGTCCATCAATGGTACTCGAAGGAGAGAGGCCGATCCGTTGCCAAATACGTTGTGAAAGCGGACAGTCTAGGAATATGTGTGAGCTGGGTTCACCATCATATCCGCAGCGCGGGCATACTGAGTCGGTGACGATATGCTTGCGCTGAAGGTTGCTTTTTGAGTTGAGTCGATCCCGAAACAGGAGCCATGCAAAGATCTTCACGCGATTTGGAACGCGTGAAGACCAGATGGCAACGGCATGCACGTCGTCATCGTCATCGTGGGAGCCCATGGTTAGCGCGTATGCTGCCCTCGTGGAGAAGCACATGCCACCGTTGAGGTAGCGCTCGTCCGGTCCTGTCGACAACCGAAAATCTTGCAAGAGAGACAACAAAGCGCACAACTCGGTAGCAGCATCAGATGTTAGGCGGTTCCGTAGGATTGTTTCCAAACCGTGATTCAGGACAGCAGCCACACGAGCTAGTGGTATAGTGGTGTGTGAATATAGGCAGGGGAATAAAGTAGCAAGGGGTTGGTTGTGTATCCAAGTATCAAGCCAGAAGTACGTATTAGTGCCAGAGTTTGTGAGTACAAAAGAGATGGCATGGAGTGCTGGCAGCTGTTGATTTATTGTTCGGCAAATAAAGGAGTGGCTATTTTGTGGAGCAATGAGGGCATCTGGGTGTTGTAAGGCGATCCAGTCTAACCAAGGTGTTGTGTCTGGTAAGAGAGCTTTTACAGCAAATTTCATAAGTAGGCATTTGTTTTGCTGATGAAGATTTTTTAGGCCTAGACCACCACAGTTCTTTGGTTTACACACATTTTTCCAGGCAACTAAGCATTGAGCACCAGTGCAAGTTTCCTCCGCAGCCCAAAAGAAGGCTCGTCGAATAGAGTCTAGGGTTTTTAGAACACTCTTGGGAATGGGGAAGACTGACATGAAGTAGACTAGAAGGGAGTCGAGGAAAGCCGATAATAGGATGAGCCTATCCCCTTTGGAGAGGATTTTTGCCCGCCAACCCGTCAAGAATTTACGGCAACGTTTGATGATCGGTAGGAAGGCATTTGTAGGTAGTCATGTGGGTGTTAGGGGAAGGCCTAGGTAGATCTGCGGAAAGCTTGAGGTTGGGCATTGCAAGGTGGAGGCAATGGAGCCTCCCATGGCAATGTTGACGTGCATGGGTACGAATGTTGTTTTTGTGAAGTTGATAGTGAGGCCAGTGGCCATGGCGAAATCGTGAAGGATGTTTTTTAACTGCTGAGCAGCGGGATTGGATGCCTTGGCGATGATGAGGGTGTTGTCAGCATATTGTAAGACGGTTGGCGGGAGATGTGAGAACAGGGCGTGACTGAGGTGAGCTAGATCGCAGTCTTGCTGGATCATTTGTTGTAGGAGATCAGCAACGATGATGAAGAGGTAGGGCGAGATAGGGTCACCCTGCCTGAGCCCATTTTTGCAATTTATCCAGTTTCCGGGGATCCCATTCAACATCACGGCAGTTTTCCCGGTTGCTAGGAGGTCATGAACCCATGATGAGAATTTTGGCGGGAAGCCGCGGCAGCGTAAGATGGAAGCAAGAGAGTCCCAAGAGAGGGAGTCAAAGGCTTTGCTAAAGTCCAATTTAATGACCATGGTTGGGGCTTTTCTGGTATGGCATGCGCCTATGAGGTCCAGAGCGAAGATAAAGTTTTCAGCTATGCTACGCCCTGGGATGAAACCAGTTTGGTTGCCATGGACAAGCAGTGGTATTATTGGTTTTAGTCTGTTGGTAAGCACTTTTGCAACGGCTTTGATGGGACAATTTTGGAGGGAGATCGGGCGGTTTGGTTGCCACTAAAACCAAGATTGACCATATCGTTCGAAGTGAAAAAGATTTACACTATGATCTAGCCATTACTTGATTTGAAGTTTTCAAGTGCTAGATGTAGGAGGAGGCAGTAGTGGCTGCAATCTTGGTGCTAAATGACACATACTGTCCTCACCTGATTTCTAAATAGAAAAAACCCAAAGACCAAATACTCATTTAAACACTGTTTGATTCAGTGCTTCATGAGCATTTTATCTATCATTTTTTTAAAAGTTTGAGTTATCAGGTCTAAAATGGTTCCTCCCCTTTTGTGGTTGCAGTTTTACTGATCTGGACACACCACTTTTATTTGCAGTGCTAAAGAAAAAAAAGCGTCTATTGCTTGACCCAATAATATACGATAACAGATATATTTTTTGGACACACCACTTTTCTGGACTTATTTTGAAAAGTTTATGTAGCTCTTCGATCCAGGTTGGTAACTTACTTATCCATCCATCGATCCTAATACTTACAAGAGTCATGGGAGGTGAAAATGTCCCGTTTGTGCTCACGTTATCAGTATCACCGTCACGATGTCCCTTTTTTTGAGTGAAACACAACAGTATTAGTTTTATTGGTTCAATGCTAAATGACAAAGAGCATAGAGATTCATGTAGCTTTCCAGTTACTTGAAGAAAATTGTGGAGCAAATGAGCTTCATTGCCAAGGATAACCACGTCTGTTTCCTCAACTACTGCAACCGCCCAACTTTGGCTAGTTCATGCTCATCAACTTTCTAGGAAACTTCAATATGTTATAGTATCTACATTGTTTGTTATCGTCACTATTCCATGAGGGGGATGAACAACCGGAAGTGACTCATATGGCCCGGAGTGATCTGGCTCTTGGAGCATACCATGGCTTTTGTAGGGAATGGTCGTATCTTGGCTTTCCTGATGTCAAATGTCTCGAGGTACCTGAGATTATCAATCTCCTTGGGGAGCTCATTAAGGTCTGTGCTCCTTAGTCTGAGCCACTTGGGATGAAACATATTATCTTGATgttctgcttcttcttcaatTTGTTGTGGCCTTGTAGGTCCAACATTTTGGCCAATCGTAATTGAGAACATGTTACCGTGATAAGGAGCCTTGATACTAGCATGGTGCTTCTGAAGTCACCACTCTCAAGCTGCATGTGTTGGAAACTTGGAACATGTGGTTTGTTGATTTTTGGGGAGTTGTTGGAGTTGAATTCCGTTGTGAATGGAAAGGCAGTGTGCAAATTCAAGTTGCAGCATGTGTCATCTTATCAATGAAGGATAAAACATGAGGATGTACCTTGCAAAACTTGAGTTTGCCTTCACCACAAATTTTATTGGGAAGAATAAGGCCTCGAGCAACAAGCACACTGGATCCATGCTCGGCATGACCCAATCGAGTGATCTCATGTCTTTCGATGATCCTGTTTTCAGCAAACCAACAAATGAATAAGCTTGTTTTGCTAAAAGATTGAATCTTAGGGGAAGATGCATAAGTACAAATGTTGACATTGAGTGCATGCGAGGTCATACCCGAATCGGGTAGAGCAAAGGTGTGCTCGCACCAAAAAGAAAGAATACCACATCGCGAGTCTAGGGCATCAGTGGAGAGGAAATAGTGTAtgttagggggggggggggggggaaggggggggggggggggggggggggggagaaagGAGTTGGATTTTCGACAGAGAGAGGGGGAGCTTGGTTTCTTACATCACAACAAAATGGGGTTTGAAGGAGGATAGATCGGCTAGGATCATGTGGCATTTGTCTGGTTGTCCAGCCCAGGAACGTTCCACGTACACACGGAGAAAGAATGGGCCAAAATCATCTGAGAAACAGACCGACACTAGAGAGGGTGGTTGTTAACATAAACCTCCACTGCTATGTATCACTTATAGTGAGCAGTATAATACTAATCGCTAATAACGATCCCAAGTGCGCCTGCCAATCAACGCTTCGGAGCCTGTTACCTGAGCAAGTTTTCGGAAAGTTCTCGGGAGCTTCCCAACCAATTTTGGGAAGCTTCTGGGCCgggttttcttcttcttttctaaTGTGTTCTTTTGTTGTAT containing:
- the LOC125513030 gene encoding uncharacterized protein LOC125513030; translated protein: MPPSPGRRGEEKRSQSQTLASILDRLRPPRLTMALCSLAAKTRIPAAAASAARLPSPPHVSPAFGTSALPFSSSSKSARDWYLLQREHYDSVTRELKNYSREVVWTERLAKLLNVVYVLGTPFIVGPLVLKGIAIRRM